CGCTGTCGGGCGCGTTCGCCGCCACGCCGCCCGCCGCGGCCAGCCCGCCCGGCGTGCGCACGCCGCGCATGTCCAGCGCGTCGGACAGTCCGGCCAGCGTCAAGGGTTTCTCCAGGCCGGCCAATACCTGGAAGCCCATGCCGGCGGCCACCGAGACCACGGAATCGATCATCGCGCTCTCTCGGCCGGAGGCGATCACCAGGTCGGGGATGACGTCGCGGATCAACAGCTGCTCCAGCAGCTCGATGCAATCCATGCCGGGCATTTCGATATCGACGATCATCACCGACGGCCGTGGCGACAGCCGTTCCAGCAATGCCAGCGCCGTCGTGCCGCCCACGGCCTCGTGCACGGCGTCGATTCCGAGCTTGCGGCACAGCGAGGCGATGTGCATGCGATGCACGGCGCTGTCGTCGACGATCAGGACCGACACCACGCCGGGCGGCGCAACCGCCATCTGCCTGGCCCGGTCCTGCCCGTTCATATCACGCTCGCGCCTTCCGGCATGGCGGCCTGGTGCACGGCGTCGGAAGCCGCGTTCAGCCCATCCAACGCCATGACGGGTCCGACCGCGAGCAGGATGACGAAACGGCCGCGCACCTTGCCGACGCCGGCGATGAAATCGCTGCGCAGGCCCGCGCCGAACGCGGGCGGCGGCTCGATGTCGGCCTGGGCGATTTCCAGCACCTCGTTCACGCCGTCCACCACGACGCCCGCGACCTGGCGGCCGCCGTCGTCCGTGTCCAGTTCGACGATGACGATGCAGGTGCGCTTGGTCACCGCCGACGGCTCGCGGCCGAAGCGGGCCTGCAGGTCCATGACCGGCACCACCGCGCCGCGCAGGTTGATGACGCCGCGTATGCACGCCGGCATCATCGGCACCAGCGTCAGGTCGTGGTATTCGATGATTTCCTTGATGGCCAGGATGCCGATGGCGAAGGTATCGCCGCCCAGCATGAAGGTCAGGTACTGCGACGGCTCGGCACCCGCCTGGGCGCCCGCACCGTAGGGTTGCGGCATCGCGCTCATCGCACTGCCCCTCAATAACGCACGAATTGCGATTCGTCGATCGCGTCGGCGCCGGCCGCGGCATAGGCCAGCTTGCCCGCGGGTTCCGCTTCGACGTCCCTGCCCAGCGCGGCGGTGGGCCGGCGCGCTGCCAGGGGACGCTTGCGCGCCGCCGCGGCCGTACCGGCGGCGCGGGCCACGCTGTCGGACAGCTTGAAGAAGCTCATCGCCGCTTGCAGCTGTTCGGCCTGCGCGCTCATTTCTTCCGCGGTGGCGGCCAGCTCTTCAGAGCTGGAAGCGTTCTGCTGGGTGGTCTGGCTCAACTGCGCGACGGCCGCGTTGATCTGCCCCACGCCGGACGATTGTTCTTCCGACGCGGCCGTGATTTCCTGCACCAGGTCGGAGGTCTTGCGTATGTTGGGGACCATCTGCTCCAGCAGGCGGCCGGCGCGTTCGGCCAGGTCCACGCTGGAACCCGCCACGTCGCCGATCTCCTGCGCGGCGACCTGGCTGCGTTCGGCCAGCTTGCGCACTTCGGCCGCCACCACGGCGAAGCCCTTGCCATGCTC
This genomic interval from Bordetella genomosp. 8 contains the following:
- a CDS encoding chemotaxis protein CheW, producing the protein MSAMPQPYGAGAQAGAEPSQYLTFMLGGDTFAIGILAIKEIIEYHDLTLVPMMPACIRGVINLRGAVVPVMDLQARFGREPSAVTKRTCIVIVELDTDDGGRQVAGVVVDGVNEVLEIAQADIEPPPAFGAGLRSDFIAGVGKVRGRFVILLAVGPVMALDGLNAASDAVHQAAMPEGASVI